From a single Drosophila sulfurigaster albostrigata strain 15112-1811.04 chromosome 3, ASM2355843v2, whole genome shotgun sequence genomic region:
- the LOC133844700 gene encoding uncharacterized protein LOC133844700 isoform X2, with protein sequence MSLSKKTINIIIGLGVMSLSLSTCLLSYHQREYLDVLRPLQIFATAIMIYGILKAHPAHMPKMLLFWLAASSIFCTILIYVCLDYITNYNYRYYRTEWYIGTVAPLLAAAVVAYMMNKIYEEYVELTLGADEPVKDNHPPKYDQTLNNFVISSNA encoded by the exons ATGTCGTTGAGCAAGAAAActattaacattattattggACTCGGCGTGATGAGCTTGAGCCTGTCCACATGTCTATTATCGTATC aTCAGAGAGAGTATCTTGATGTTTTGCGAccattgcaaatttttgccactGCAATTATGATATATGGAATTCTTAAGGCTCATCCGGCTCATATGCCCAAGATGCTGCTCTTCTGGTTGGCCGCATCGTCGATATTCTGTACCATTCTGATTTACGTTTGTCTTGACTACATTACCAACTATAATTACAGATATTATAGAACTGAATGGTATATTGGTACTGTAGCGCCTCTTTTGGCTGCTG CTGTTGTGGCGTACATGATGAACAAAATTTATGAGGAGTATGTTGAGCTCACTCTAGGTGCAGATGAACCCGTTAAAGACAATCACCCACCCAAATATGATCAGACCTTGAACAATTTTGTTATCTCATCAAAcgcataa
- the LOC133844700 gene encoding uncharacterized protein LOC133844700 isoform X1, producing the protein MSLSKKTINIIIGLGVMSLSLSTCLLSYRNQREYLDVLRPLQIFATAIMIYGILKAHPAHMPKMLLFWLAASSIFCTILIYVCLDYITNYNYRYYRTEWYIGTVAPLLAAAVVAYMMNKIYEEYVELTLGADEPVKDNHPPKYDQTLNNFVISSNA; encoded by the exons ATGTCGTTGAGCAAGAAAActattaacattattattggACTCGGCGTGATGAGCTTGAGCCTGTCCACATGTCTATTATCGTATCGTA aTCAGAGAGAGTATCTTGATGTTTTGCGAccattgcaaatttttgccactGCAATTATGATATATGGAATTCTTAAGGCTCATCCGGCTCATATGCCCAAGATGCTGCTCTTCTGGTTGGCCGCATCGTCGATATTCTGTACCATTCTGATTTACGTTTGTCTTGACTACATTACCAACTATAATTACAGATATTATAGAACTGAATGGTATATTGGTACTGTAGCGCCTCTTTTGGCTGCTG CTGTTGTGGCGTACATGATGAACAAAATTTATGAGGAGTATGTTGAGCTCACTCTAGGTGCAGATGAACCCGTTAAAGACAATCACCCACCCAAATATGATCAGACCTTGAACAATTTTGTTATCTCATCAAAcgcataa
- the LOC133844701 gene encoding uncharacterized protein LOC133844701 isoform X1, with the protein MSLNKQNVQTLIVMGLSLSTCLLSYRSQSVFLGLSRALQVFATIIMILGIRKAYSDHKPKILLFWLVISSFFCTTLIYIIVEYLTFNGFSYYRCELYWATVAPSLAVAAVLYLMNIIYKEYVELTHGTPQFEEVKLKPPPYESDLHKFLVSLNE; encoded by the exons ATGTCGTTGAACAAGCAAAATGTCCAAACATTAATTGTGATGGGCTTGAGTCTGTCCACATGTCTGTTATCATATCGCT CTCAGTCAGTGTTTCTTGGATTATCGCGAGCACTACAAGTTTTTGCCACTATAATTATGATTCTCGGAATTCGAAAGGCTTATTCGGATCATAAACCAAAGATACTGCTTTTTTGGCTGGTTATTTCATCTTTTTTCTGTACCACGCTAATTTACATcattgttgaatatttaacCTTTAATGGTTTCAGTTATTATAGATGTGAATTGTACTGGGCTACTGTAGCACCTTCTCTAGCTGTTG CTGCTGTGCTATACTTGATGAACATCATATATAAAGAGTACGTGGAGCTCACTCATGGCACACCACAGTTTGAAGAAGTGAAACTGAAACCTCCGCCCTATGAATCagatttacataaatttcttgtgtcattaaatgaataa
- the LOC133844701 gene encoding uncharacterized protein LOC133844701 isoform X2 has product MGLSLSTCLLSYRSQSVFLGLSRALQVFATIIMILGIRKAYSDHKPKILLFWLVISSFFCTTLIYIIVEYLTFNGFSYYRCELYWATVAPSLAVAAVLYLMNIIYKEYVELTHGTPQFEEVKLKPPPYESDLHKFLVSLNE; this is encoded by the exons ATGGGCTTGAGTCTGTCCACATGTCTGTTATCATATCGCT CTCAGTCAGTGTTTCTTGGATTATCGCGAGCACTACAAGTTTTTGCCACTATAATTATGATTCTCGGAATTCGAAAGGCTTATTCGGATCATAAACCAAAGATACTGCTTTTTTGGCTGGTTATTTCATCTTTTTTCTGTACCACGCTAATTTACATcattgttgaatatttaacCTTTAATGGTTTCAGTTATTATAGATGTGAATTGTACTGGGCTACTGTAGCACCTTCTCTAGCTGTTG CTGCTGTGCTATACTTGATGAACATCATATATAAAGAGTACGTGGAGCTCACTCATGGCACACCACAGTTTGAAGAAGTGAAACTGAAACCTCCGCCCTATGAATCagatttacataaatttcttgtgtcattaaatgaataa
- the LOC133843666 gene encoding uncharacterized protein LOC133843666 — protein MGCLKASGIAITIISVLFTHFLFIEFCIQRTNLWNLTNNLSITSIILLGNSSSLFLNMFVLARIIKNDPLGVKLWIAYSIALASLLILAIYYRIFSGITNDISFFFIIYLFISTIIMGFLQRNLQRKQNVTFETQINDS, from the exons ATGGGATGCCTTAAAGCTAGTGGAATCGCAATTACCATTATCAGTGTTCTCTTCACGCATTTTCTATTTATCGAATTCTGCATTCAGAGGACAAATCTTTGGAATCTGACAAATAATC TTTCTATTACATCTATAATTCTTCTGGGTAACAGCTCTAGTTTATTTCTGAACATGTTTGTCTTGGCACGCATAATCAAGAACGATCCTCTCGGAGTCAAACTATGGATCGCTTATTCAATAGCTCTTGCTTCGCTTCTTATCTTGGCTATttattatagaatattttCAGGAATAACAAACGAcattagtttcttttttataa TTTACCTCTTTATTTCAACTATTATAATGGGTTTCCTTCAAAGGAATCTTCAAAGAAAACAGAATGTGACATTTGAGACTCAAATCAATGACTCTTAA